A segment of the Candidatus Obscuribacterales bacterium genome:
CATAGCTGCGTTTGGAGAGCGGAACCGCAAGCAGACCGCTAGCCACATTCTTAAAGCGCTCGGCATCGGAGTAGGCGAGGGGCAAAGCATTGGTCGCAAACACCTCCCCATCTACCGTCTTGTTCAGCCACTGCACCAAGAAGTTGAGTTCCTCGTCTGGCGGCGTTTGCCCCACGGTTGTCCAGGTGCCGTTGAAACAGATGGCTGCACCTTTAGCGTCTACCAAATCCAGCAAGTTGGGATTGTGTCGAGTTAGCCCGTCTACAAAATAGTCGGCTTCCGACATAAAATCAATCAACGCCGTCTGCACCTGAGCCAGCTTGGCGCGGTAGCTATAGTCGGCTTCTTCTTCGCGAGTGGAAATTTCAGCAAAGATGACCCGGCCCAAAAACTCGCAGGCCTTGCGCAATTCGTAGGGCACCAGTTTGGGCGTGCGGTGGTGACAGGCAATCAAACCCCACAGTTTGTTATCCTTCATCAAAGAAATCGTCAAGGATGCGCCCACACCCATGTTGTGCAGATAGTCCAAATGGCAAGGATAGGCACTACGCAGGATGGAAAGGGTGAGATCGGTGGGCTGTTCGGTGGCGGGATTAACCGCTGGATAAAGGTCAACGGCCTCTGCTGCGGCATCTGGAATAACTCGAATCCAGTTGGACAGGAACATTTTGCGCGCCGTGCTAGGAATGTCAGATTCTGGATAATGTAATCCTAGATAGGACTCCATGTCCTTGATCTTATCTTCCGCTACTACTTCGCCATGACCGTCTTCATCAAACTTGTAGAGCATGACCCGCTCAAACCCTGTGACGCTGCGCACCTGCCGCACAATGATATGGCAGAAGTCCGCTAGGCTGGCGGTCGATTCCAGTTGTTGAATGGATGCCTTGGCCAGGTGATAGAAACTGAGAAAGGGAATGTTGTCTTGGGTGACCGCAGGCTCTAGCTCTAGAACCAGGGTGTGATCTGCCGTGCGATGGAAGACGGCATCAAACACACTGTAGTCATCCCCGTTGCGCCGCGCCCATACCTTGGTGGGGTTGATCAGCTCTAGGTTGTTGTAGGATAGCCCAGCCCGAAAGCGATCGACTTGATAGGGATCGAGAATTTCGTCGAGGGTCTGCCCAAGAAGATCCTCAGCCTTGACGCCAAGTAGCTTAGAGGCATTCCGACTCACCTGTAAAATGCGCAGATCTGGTTCATCCAGCACCAGCACCACCCCATGGGGCTGAATTTTGACGAGGTGATGAATCT
Coding sequences within it:
- a CDS encoding ATP-binding protein codes for the protein MVAVDLDAQRLNLTHLKQPEIHHLVKIQPHGVVLVLDEPDLRILQVSRNASKLLGVKAEDLLGQTLDEILDPYQVDRFRAGLSYNNLELINPTKVWARRNGDDYSVFDAVFHRTADHTLVLELEPAVTQDNIPFLSFYHLAKASIQQLESTASLADFCHIIVRQVRSVTGFERVMLYKFDEDGHGEVVAEDKIKDMESYLGLHYPESDIPSTARKMFLSNWIRVIPDAAAEAVDLYPAVNPATEQPTDLTLSILRSAYPCHLDYLHNMGVGASLTISLMKDNKLWGLIACHHRTPKLVPYELRKACEFLGRVIFAEISTREEEADYSYRAKLAQVQTALIDFMSEADYFVDGLTRHNPNLLDLVDAKGAAICFNGTWTTVGQTPPDEELNFLVQWLNKTVDGEVFATNALPLAYSDAERFKNVASGLLAVPLSKRSYVLWFRPEVIQTVNWGGDPNHAYEVTDEGGEVRLCPRKSFELWKETVRFKSLPWKPVEIKAVLELRKAIVNIILRQAEELALLAQDLERSNAELKKFAYVASHDLQEPLNQVANFVQLLEMRYDERLDEDGKEFIGFAVEGVSLMQTLIDDVLVYSKVDLKGVECELTDLDDPLDQALSNLRGRVAETGAVITHDPMPTIVVDRTQLMQLFQNLMGNAIKFRKPGETPQIHIGVQRREDDWLFSVQDHGIGIDPQFAERIFVIFQRLHTRDEYPGSGMGLAICKKIVECHRGKIWVESALDQGTTFYFTIPVGGRDRNHASGRTTQNYPFGRR